A portion of the Bacteroidota bacterium genome contains these proteins:
- a CDS encoding T9SS type A sorting domain-containing protein, producing the protein MKKLLLCLFAIVCIKLVGQPKDATVQLTTTVQKNPKKVSFAWATISGATAIKVYRKTKVGTTWTQIGNLSGTATSFADTSISIGIDYEYRISKTGGKTAETYVYAGIEVPAIEYRGKMLLLVDSTFKNSLNPEIKLVQQDLIGDGWQVATYYVSRTTPVTKVRRIITTEYTLDPVNVKGIYILGHVPVPYSGNFAPDGHPDHVGAWPADVYYADMDSSGWKDTFVNNPTATRTENRNIPGDGKFDTGFLPTPNNNVELEIGRVDLYNMPQFALNEQQLLKQYIIKNNKFKHKQTVAARRGLIDDNFGSAYNEEFASNGWRNFSSLFGASNTLANDYFTTMSSQSYLFSYGCGAGSYKTCAGVGTTGTFDSTSVQTVFTMLFGSYFGDWDSQNNFLRAPLASTGLTLTSCWAARPYWYFHHMGLGEHIGFSTKVSQNNYNLYINNTGSAGNRRGTHMALMGDPSLRLHPVAPASQLKTSINGTTVDLQWTATTDTVLGYYVYRLDTITNLYNRISGTTYLTGTTFTDNNPTYNNYYMVRAIKLETGSGSYFNLSQGIFDTIKVIALGVENIHTANFSAIVFPQPANTTTELSLLIESDKDELFEITIFDLLGKNVFYKKLPVGFGKNNIPLQVNLLTGTYICKITNTLGAAISKKIIIID; encoded by the coding sequence ATGAAAAAACTACTACTTTGTTTATTTGCAATTGTTTGTATAAAACTAGTTGGACAGCCAAAGGATGCTACAGTGCAACTAACAACTACTGTGCAAAAAAACCCTAAAAAAGTTTCGTTTGCATGGGCTACCATTTCTGGGGCTACCGCTATTAAAGTATATAGAAAAACAAAAGTTGGAACAACTTGGACACAAATAGGTAATCTTAGCGGAACTGCAACATCATTCGCAGATACATCCATATCGATTGGTATTGACTACGAATACAGAATATCTAAAACAGGTGGCAAAACTGCAGAAACGTACGTTTACGCTGGCATAGAGGTGCCTGCCATTGAGTATAGAGGAAAAATGTTATTGTTAGTAGATAGTACTTTTAAAAATTCGCTCAATCCCGAAATCAAGTTAGTACAACAAGATTTAATTGGTGATGGTTGGCAAGTAGCAACCTACTACGTTTCAAGGACAACTCCTGTTACAAAAGTTCGAAGAATTATTACTACAGAATATACATTAGACCCAGTTAATGTAAAAGGAATTTATATTTTAGGGCATGTACCTGTTCCTTATTCAGGAAATTTTGCTCCTGATGGGCACCCTGATCATGTTGGTGCTTGGCCTGCAGATGTGTATTATGCCGACATGGATTCTTCCGGATGGAAAGATACTTTTGTAAATAATCCAACAGCAACTAGAACAGAAAATAGGAATATTCCGGGAGATGGTAAATTTGACACAGGATTCCTACCTACTCCTAATAACAATGTAGAACTTGAGATTGGAAGGGTTGACTTATACAACATGCCACAATTTGCGCTAAATGAGCAACAATTGCTAAAGCAATACATTATCAAGAACAATAAATTTAAACACAAACAAACAGTAGCAGCTAGAAGAGGATTAATTGATGACAATTTTGGTTCTGCCTACAACGAAGAATTTGCAAGCAATGGATGGAGAAACTTTTCCTCGTTATTTGGAGCTTCAAACACATTAGCAAATGATTACTTCACAACGATGTCATCTCAAAGCTATTTATTTTCATATGGTTGCGGAGCCGGAAGCTATAAAACGTGCGCTGGCGTAGGTACAACAGGTACATTCGATAGTACTTCTGTTCAAACAGTATTTACCATGCTTTTTGGCAGCTATTTTGGCGACTGGGATTCTCAAAATAATTTCTTACGAGCTCCACTTGCTTCCACCGGATTAACACTTACAAGCTGTTGGGCTGCTCGCCCCTATTGGTATTTTCACCACATGGGCTTAGGCGAACATATTGGTTTTAGCACTAAAGTTTCTCAAAATAACTACAACCTATATATAAACAACACCGGTAGCGCAGGTAATAGAAGAGGTACTCACATGGCTTTAATGGGTGATCCTTCTTTGCGATTACATCCTGTTGCTCCTGCCAGTCAATTAAAAACATCTATAAATGGCACAACAGTGGATTTGCAATGGACTGCAACAACTGATACTGTGCTTGGATACTATGTGTATAGATTAGATACCATAACTAATCTATACAACCGTATTTCAGGAACTACCTATTTAACCGGAACTACTTTTACCGATAATAATCCTACATACAACAACTATTATATGGTTCGAGCAATTAAGTTGGAAACAGGCAGTGGCAGCTACTTTAATCTAAGTCAGGGCATTTTTGACACCATAAAAGTTATAGCGCTTGGTGTTGAAAATATACATACTGCTAACTTTTCCGCTATTGTATTTCCGCAACCCGCAAACACCACTACAGAACTCTCTCTCTTAATTGAATCGGACAAAGACGAGCTATTTGAAATTACTATTTTTGATTTATTAGGGAAGAACGTTTTTTACAAAAAACTGCCTGTTGGTTTTGGCAAAAACAATATTCCGTTACAGGTTAATTTACTAACCGGTACATATATCTGTAAAATAACTAATACATTGGGAGCTGCAATTTCTAAAAAAATAATTATTATAGATTAA
- a CDS encoding thiol protease/hemagglutinin PrtT, producing MKKLILSVALFSQIISADAKQVTPQQAQSAAQNHVLSNTKLSLLSGANNLSLVKKENCLVNNQPNVAYYVFNVGQNNGFVIVSGDDVARPILGYSYESSFDINDINPGLEILLDNYKEQIESAIKNNTVDQTALAMWDNALNPSSDNSGMLYKKSSVAPLTVTKWNQSGGTYNKFCPPGTPSGCVAIAMAQTLKYYNYPAQGIGYNSYTDDNFGVQAANFGATVYNWTLMSTPGALSLSSMSSTQAQIDEVARLVYHVGVSVDMDYGTISGSSASVKSWGGKDVFTALTKNFGYSSSLKHAKMSTVGATTWDNTLKTELDAKRIVLIAGYSKHKVNGNSAGHLFIADGYDTLGLFHINWGWGGSTNGFFPMNALTTHSGNYTWADLQMIYEIKPGTPAKHKLKINSGTANYSAPTSATIGSKATVKTTIKNYGTAKATGQLVAALFDSKNTYVTSIQTLSNVTINQGASATYTFTSTIANIVPAKYKLGIYFVENNNWQLITRSASNTYPSNFEVKDTNPLRTTSNLVLKSNTINMFDSCYIKVGIKNGSTTTAFNGIIKASFYTLKGVLAKDIEIKQNITLGINATGQFTFKMASVGISAGTYYIVISSKATGASSYKFLSSGTVYKPTTLASVVVPESSNKLMVNDENEHSIINSGSIKNISVALFPNPATTSITIKLNELTELETSYSAEIVNLNGQSIRKFDLNSLEEQIDISDIQKGIYMIKVSHNNAIGVQKLIISQ from the coding sequence ATGAAAAAGCTAATTTTATCTGTTGCATTATTTAGCCAAATTATATCGGCAGATGCAAAACAAGTTACACCTCAACAGGCACAAAGTGCTGCACAAAACCATGTTTTGTCAAACACCAAACTTTCACTTCTTTCAGGAGCCAATAATTTATCGTTGGTAAAGAAAGAAAATTGTTTAGTAAACAATCAACCCAATGTTGCGTACTATGTTTTTAACGTAGGACAAAACAATGGATTTGTAATTGTTTCGGGAGATGATGTAGCACGACCAATTTTAGGTTATTCATACGAATCGTCTTTCGATATAAATGACATCAATCCTGGGTTAGAAATATTATTAGACAACTACAAAGAACAAATTGAGAGTGCAATTAAAAATAACACCGTTGACCAAACAGCATTGGCAATGTGGGATAATGCACTAAATCCTTCATCCGACAATTCCGGCATGTTATATAAAAAATCGTCTGTTGCACCATTAACTGTTACTAAATGGAATCAATCAGGAGGTACATATAACAAATTTTGTCCTCCAGGAACACCTTCTGGATGTGTGGCAATTGCAATGGCACAAACGTTAAAGTATTACAATTATCCAGCTCAAGGTATTGGATATAATTCATACACTGACGACAACTTTGGTGTACAAGCAGCGAATTTTGGTGCTACCGTTTACAATTGGACTTTAATGTCAACACCAGGAGCATTAAGCCTTTCGAGCATGAGTAGCACACAAGCTCAAATTGATGAAGTTGCAAGATTAGTTTACCACGTAGGTGTAAGTGTTGATATGGATTACGGAACAATAAGTGGAAGTTCAGCCTCTGTAAAATCTTGGGGAGGTAAAGATGTATTTACAGCACTTACTAAAAACTTTGGATACTCTAGCAGCTTAAAACATGCAAAAATGAGCACAGTTGGAGCAACAACCTGGGATAACACGCTAAAAACAGAACTTGATGCAAAAAGAATTGTACTTATTGCAGGTTACTCAAAACATAAAGTAAACGGTAATAGTGCAGGTCATTTATTTATTGCTGACGGATACGATACTTTAGGCTTATTTCACATCAATTGGGGTTGGGGTGGATCTACAAATGGATTTTTCCCAATGAATGCACTTACCACACACAGCGGTAATTATACTTGGGCTGACTTACAAATGATTTATGAAATAAAGCCGGGAACACCTGCAAAGCATAAATTAAAAATAAATTCAGGCACAGCAAACTACTCTGCCCCTACTTCTGCAACTATTGGAAGTAAAGCAACAGTAAAAACAACTATAAAAAACTATGGAACTGCAAAAGCAACTGGTCAGTTAGTTGCAGCATTGTTTGACTCCAAAAACACTTACGTAACAAGCATTCAAACGCTTTCAAATGTTACCATTAATCAGGGAGCATCTGCAACCTATACCTTTACATCAACAATTGCAAACATTGTTCCTGCTAAGTATAAATTAGGTATCTACTTTGTAGAAAATAACAACTGGCAACTAATTACAAGAAGTGCAAGCAATACGTATCCTTCTAACTTTGAAGTAAAAGATACCAATCCATTAAGAACAACATCTAATTTGGTATTAAAATCAAATACAATAAACATGTTTGATTCTTGTTATATAAAAGTGGGTATTAAAAATGGCTCTACCACCACTGCTTTCAATGGTATAATAAAAGCTTCTTTTTATACGTTGAAAGGTGTATTAGCAAAAGATATTGAAATAAAACAAAATATAACATTAGGTATAAATGCAACAGGTCAATTTACCTTTAAAATGGCTAGTGTTGGTATTTCAGCAGGCACTTACTATATAGTTATATCAAGTAAAGCTACAGGAGCTTCAAGCTACAAATTTTTATCGAGCGGAACCGTTTATAAACCTACTACATTAGCTAGTGTAGTTGTTCCAGAAAGCTCAAATAAATTAATGGTAAATGATGAAAACGAGCATTCAATCATAAATAGTGGCTCAATCAAAAATATTAGTGTTGCATTATTTCCAAATCCTGCTACCACTAGCATTACAATAAAATTAAATGAGCTTACAGAATTAGAAACAAGCTATTCTGCGGAAATAGTAAACCTTAATGGTCAATCTATTAGAAAGTTTGATTTGAATTCGTTGGAAGAACAAATAGATATAAGTGATATACAAAAAGGTATATACATGATTAAGGTAAGTCATAACAACGCAATTGGCGTTCAAAAGCTTATTATAAGCCAGTAG
- a CDS encoding bifunctional (p)ppGpp synthetase/guanosine-3',5'-bis(diphosphate) 3'-pyrophosphohydrolase, translating to MAEISPETYTLSLQEEKKEILKRYRNLLKTIRRRMDKDDKLQIRKAFELALEAHKDMRRKSGEPYIFHPIAVAQIAVEEIGLGPTSVVCALLHDVVEDTDISLDDIKGMFGEKISKIIDGLTKIAGVFDQQTSSLQAENFRKMLLTLSDDIRVILLKLADRLHNMRTLGSMKRDKQLKIASETLYLYAPLAHRLGLNAMKSELEDLGLKYTEPDAFEEVTRRLSDSEPERKKFIAAFIEPIKDSLEKQGLKFKIYGRPKSIFSINHKIKHKGVAFDEIYDLFAIRVIIDSHSDREKADCWRVYSIITDSYHPNPDRLRDWISTPKANGYESLHTTVMGPDGKWVEVQIRTARMDEIAEKGYAAHWKYKEPGGNENQLDEWIRKIRELLESPEQNAMDFIDDFKLNLFADEIFVFTPKGEMRTLPVNSTALDFAFDIHSKVGEKCIGAKVNHKLVPLSYKLKSGDQVEVITSSKQQPKEDWISYVVTAKAKSKIKNALKEEKKKIAEEGKEMLERKFNHLKIEFNQKNINDLTNYFKLGSSQDVFYRVAIGTLSLKHVKDFIEDREKGKLVHPSAQTEIATSLENLVHSIRGTSDMLVIGEDLQKIDYKIAPCCNPIPGDDVFGFVSINEGIKIHRVTCPNAVQLMSNYAYRIVKAKWTSSDHISFLAGLKIKGIDEVGIVNNITRIISNELNVNMRSISFETNDGMFEGNIMVFVHDTNHLTDLIGKLKKVGGVLSISRTDSNQ from the coding sequence ATGGCCGAAATCTCTCCGGAAACCTACACATTAAGCTTACAGGAAGAAAAAAAAGAAATTCTTAAACGTTATCGTAATCTTCTGAAAACCATTCGCAGACGAATGGATAAAGATGACAAACTTCAAATACGCAAGGCTTTTGAGCTTGCCTTGGAGGCTCATAAAGATATGCGTAGAAAATCAGGAGAACCATACATTTTTCATCCAATTGCAGTAGCACAAATTGCTGTTGAAGAAATTGGCCTTGGTCCAACTTCTGTTGTATGCGCATTATTGCACGATGTTGTAGAAGACACCGATATTTCCTTGGACGATATAAAAGGAATGTTTGGCGAGAAAATATCTAAAATAATTGATGGATTAACAAAAATTGCAGGTGTATTCGACCAACAAACATCATCGTTACAAGCAGAGAACTTCCGAAAAATGTTACTTACTCTATCAGATGATATACGAGTAATTCTTTTGAAATTGGCAGACAGACTGCACAACATGCGAACATTAGGTTCCATGAAAAGAGATAAGCAACTTAAAATTGCATCGGAAACTCTTTACCTGTATGCTCCACTGGCACATCGTTTAGGACTTAATGCGATGAAATCTGAACTTGAAGATTTAGGATTAAAATATACTGAGCCCGATGCATTTGAAGAGGTAACCAGAAGATTAAGCGACAGTGAACCGGAAAGAAAAAAATTTATTGCTGCCTTTATTGAACCGATAAAAGATAGTTTAGAAAAACAAGGATTGAAATTCAAGATTTACGGGCGACCGAAATCTATTTTCTCTATCAACCATAAAATAAAACACAAAGGAGTTGCCTTTGATGAAATATACGACTTATTCGCAATTCGAGTAATTATTGATTCTCATTCAGATAGAGAAAAAGCAGATTGTTGGAGAGTGTATTCCATCATTACAGATTCTTACCATCCAAACCCTGACAGATTACGAGATTGGATATCTACACCAAAAGCGAATGGCTACGAGTCTTTACACACTACTGTAATGGGACCTGACGGTAAGTGGGTAGAAGTGCAAATACGAACAGCAAGAATGGATGAAATTGCTGAAAAAGGATATGCTGCACATTGGAAATACAAAGAACCAGGTGGCAATGAAAATCAATTGGATGAATGGATACGTAAAATAAGAGAATTGTTGGAAAGTCCTGAGCAAAATGCAATGGATTTCATTGATGATTTTAAACTTAATTTATTTGCAGATGAAATTTTTGTATTTACACCAAAAGGTGAAATGCGCACACTACCTGTAAACTCAACTGCTTTAGACTTTGCATTTGATATACACTCAAAAGTTGGAGAAAAATGTATAGGTGCAAAAGTAAACCACAAATTGGTACCACTTAGTTACAAACTAAAAAGTGGAGATCAAGTAGAAGTAATTACATCTAGTAAACAACAACCCAAAGAAGATTGGATTAGCTATGTAGTAACGGCAAAAGCAAAATCGAAAATAAAAAATGCCTTAAAAGAAGAAAAGAAAAAAATTGCAGAAGAAGGGAAAGAAATGTTGGAGCGCAAATTCAATCATTTAAAAATTGAGTTCAATCAAAAAAACATAAATGATTTAACCAACTATTTCAAACTTGGCTCTAGTCAAGATGTATTTTATCGTGTAGCCATTGGAACACTAAGTTTGAAACACGTAAAAGATTTTATTGAAGACAGAGAAAAAGGAAAACTAGTACATCCATCTGCACAAACTGAAATTGCAACATCATTAGAAAATCTTGTTCACAGTATTCGTGGAACAAGTGATATGCTTGTAATTGGGGAAGATTTGCAAAAAATAGATTACAAAATAGCTCCATGCTGCAATCCTATTCCGGGTGACGATGTTTTTGGATTTGTAAGTATTAACGAGGGTATAAAAATACATCGAGTTACATGTCCGAATGCAGTTCAGCTTATGTCGAACTACGCCTATAGAATTGTAAAAGCGAAATGGACAAGCAGCGACCATATTTCATTCCTGGCTGGTCTTAAAATTAAAGGAATTGATGAAGTAGGAATTGTAAATAACATTACCAGAATTATCTCGAACGAGTTGAACGTAAACATGCGCTCAATAAGTTTCGAAACAAACGATGGAATGTTTGAAGGAAACATTATGGTGTTTGTGCACGATACAAACCATTTGACCGACTTGATTGGTAAGCTAAAAAAAGTAGGCGGTGTTTTAAGTATTTCCCGAACCGATTCAAATCAATAA
- a CDS encoding tetratricopeptide repeat protein, whose product MQNFRSDTSAINAIIRVAKPLAGINNSLVFDASDSVINKSKRINYLNGIDRGLFLKALAYYYVGDMKNAIAQWKILDEYENSNTISIENRVRTLFIGGDIFAGIGDYSNSIDCLNKAESFLDSITDNSLKSGIYNSLSSFQLEVLKDAEKSIYYINKSIEYGKLANDNILITASYLNLGASYQLKKDYTQALNVYTTGLEWAEKKPNKISLKAQLLYSIGDIYFLHQKNYDKSIEHCQIAYSIYTKLGDKRGTIPILTLLAKNYIAKKSYKQAEIYLKKAEEESVNAHFLLTISQVYEGLKDLYLKTNDLPNAVKYFDLFYQINDSIASIEQVKKIKNLEAKAMEEKKQKEIELVLTENELNKLSAQNIKNERNLLIIGILFILALAGLLLNRYFFKQKATTLLEIKNKEIESQKNIIEEKNLKIIDSITYAKKIQESILPSKQTILQFFPLSTIYYKPKDVVSGDFYWFHHTNNLSFFAVADCTGHGVPGAFMSMVGTSLLTKIIVENKIYDTAEALHEMNKSVYEMLHQELGEEQSQDGMELALCCYNHATNQLSFSGAHLGILFITKNGITLFKPSEHPVGGLSQRGIPEPIRTYKKTKTFITEETTILLCTDGYIDQIGGLENKKYGISKLKEATSIFYRLPTETLEKIIDEEFISWKGSNLQIDDVLVWTINLKPNKLA is encoded by the coding sequence TTGCAAAACTTTCGTAGCGATACAAGTGCAATAAATGCTATTATTCGTGTTGCCAAACCGTTAGCTGGCATAAACAATTCGCTTGTTTTTGATGCATCAGACAGTGTAATTAATAAATCGAAAAGAATAAATTATTTAAACGGAATAGACCGTGGACTTTTTTTAAAAGCACTTGCTTATTATTATGTAGGCGACATGAAAAATGCTATAGCACAATGGAAAATTTTAGATGAATACGAAAATAGCAATACCATTTCTATCGAAAATAGAGTTAGAACATTATTTATAGGTGGTGATATATTTGCCGGAATTGGAGATTATTCCAACTCAATCGATTGCTTAAATAAAGCAGAAAGCTTTTTAGATAGCATTACCGATAACTCTTTAAAAAGTGGCATATACAACAGCCTTAGCTCCTTTCAATTAGAGGTTTTAAAAGACGCTGAAAAATCTATTTACTACATAAATAAATCTATAGAATATGGAAAGCTAGCTAACGACAACATTCTAATTACAGCCAGTTATTTAAACTTAGGAGCAAGTTATCAATTAAAAAAAGATTATACACAGGCACTAAATGTTTATACAACCGGCTTAGAATGGGCAGAAAAAAAACCCAATAAAATAAGTCTAAAAGCGCAATTACTTTATAGCATTGGCGACATCTATTTTTTACACCAAAAAAATTACGACAAGTCAATAGAACACTGCCAAATTGCCTATTCCATTTACACTAAGCTAGGTGATAAAAGGGGAACAATACCCATTTTAACACTTTTAGCTAAAAACTATATCGCTAAAAAATCATACAAACAAGCAGAAATCTATTTAAAGAAAGCTGAAGAGGAATCTGTCAATGCACATTTTTTGCTAACTATTTCTCAAGTTTATGAGGGACTAAAAGATTTGTATTTAAAAACCAACGACCTTCCAAACGCTGTTAAGTACTTTGATTTATTTTATCAGATTAATGATTCTATTGCATCGATAGAACAAGTAAAGAAAATAAAAAACTTGGAAGCTAAAGCAATGGAAGAAAAGAAGCAAAAAGAGATTGAACTTGTATTGACAGAAAATGAATTAAATAAACTAAGTGCACAAAATATAAAAAACGAACGAAATTTATTAATTATTGGCATTCTATTTATATTGGCACTAGCCGGTTTGCTGCTTAACAGATATTTTTTTAAACAAAAAGCAACAACACTTTTAGAAATAAAGAACAAAGAAATTGAATCTCAAAAAAATATTATTGAAGAGAAAAATTTAAAAATTATCGACAGTATTACCTATGCAAAAAAAATACAAGAATCCATCTTACCTTCCAAACAAACTATTTTGCAGTTTTTTCCATTAAGCACAATTTACTATAAGCCCAAAGATGTTGTGAGTGGAGATTTTTACTGGTTTCACCATACCAACAACTTGTCTTTCTTTGCTGTTGCAGATTGCACAGGACATGGAGTTCCCGGTGCATTTATGTCGATGGTAGGAACAAGCTTGCTGACTAAAATTATTGTCGAAAATAAGATATACGACACTGCCGAAGCTTTGCACGAAATGAATAAAAGTGTATATGAAATGTTGCATCAAGAACTAGGCGAAGAACAATCTCAAGATGGAATGGAATTAGCGCTTTGCTGTTATAACCATGCTACAAACCAACTTTCATTTTCCGGAGCTCATTTAGGAATTTTATTTATTACTAAAAACGGCATAACACTCTTTAAACCCTCAGAACACCCTGTTGGAGGGCTTTCGCAAAGAGGAATACCCGAGCCTATTAGAACATATAAAAAAACAAAAACATTCATTACCGAAGAAACAACTATTCTCTTATGCACCGATGGTTATATTGATCAAATAGGTGGACTGGAAAATAAAAAATACGGCATTTCAAAACTCAAAGAAGCTACTTCCATTTTTTATAGATTACCGACAGAAACCTTAGAAAAAATAATTGATGAAGAATTTATTTCATGGAAGGGCTCTAACCTCCAAATTGACGATGTGTTGGTTTGGACAATAAATCTAAAGCCGAATAAATTAGCGTAG
- a CDS encoding gliding motility-associated C-terminal domain-containing protein, with translation MSIKVCYPLLLISQLLFSQGGTWTWMHGDTVFNSAGSYGTKGVASATNSPPGLYEACEWVDRDGNFWLFGGIGINGFSMIEHNALWKFDPLTNMWTWVNGNSIPGVGGTYGTKGVAAATNQPGARGWGAMTWSDTINNILWMFGGYGHDKWGWNLPLNDLWKYDIATNEWTWMSGSDVGGTLGVWGPKGISAPGNSPPSKTENNATWVDSVGNLWLFGGISGNIVTNDMWKYDISTNEWTWINGQDVNTITAPIAPNYGIKGVEAPSNDPGSRYAYSKFTDGNYFYLFGAGKTSALDSVLNDLWRYNTTTNRWTWISGTKLVNDDGNTGNLCNSDTVFLPSAKFEQRASWSDNPCGLWIFGGYTNNGNEGYNDLWYYNLDNGAWTLVSGTSLSNPVGVFGTKGVGAITNVPGARGGALPFKAKDGSMWLFGGADFSAGLNYNNDLWKFELDTACISLCNKNKTVTTEEPQELLIPNVFSPNNDGVNDFYTLTTVGYSNFNLKIFNRWGVLVFESVDTTKHWDGKINGTEASDGTYYYILSVTDNSKNENKSYKGFLTLLR, from the coding sequence ATGTCGATAAAAGTTTGTTATCCGTTACTACTTATTTCTCAATTACTTTTTTCTCAAGGAGGCACTTGGACATGGATGCATGGAGATACCGTTTTTAATTCAGCAGGAAGTTATGGAACAAAAGGAGTTGCATCTGCAACTAACTCTCCTCCCGGTTTGTACGAAGCCTGTGAATGGGTAGATAGAGATGGAAATTTTTGGTTGTTTGGAGGGATTGGAATTAATGGTTTTTCTATGATTGAGCACAACGCTTTGTGGAAGTTTGATCCGCTAACCAATATGTGGACTTGGGTAAATGGCAACTCTATTCCGGGTGTTGGTGGCACGTATGGAACAAAGGGAGTTGCTGCTGCTACAAACCAACCAGGAGCAAGAGGGTGGGGTGCAATGACTTGGAGTGATACTATAAATAATATTTTATGGATGTTTGGTGGCTATGGACACGATAAGTGGGGTTGGAATTTACCATTAAATGATTTATGGAAGTATGATATAGCTACAAATGAATGGACATGGATGTCGGGTTCAGATGTTGGAGGTACCTTAGGCGTGTGGGGACCAAAAGGTATTTCTGCTCCAGGCAATTCGCCCCCTAGCAAGACTGAAAATAATGCCACTTGGGTTGATAGTGTTGGTAATTTATGGCTGTTTGGTGGGATTTCGGGAAATATAGTAACTAATGATATGTGGAAATACGATATTTCTACAAATGAATGGACATGGATAAATGGGCAAGACGTTAATACGATTACAGCTCCAATTGCTCCAAATTATGGTATTAAGGGGGTAGAGGCACCAAGTAACGATCCCGGCTCACGTTATGCGTATTCAAAATTTACAGATGGAAATTATTTTTATTTATTTGGTGCAGGAAAAACAAGTGCATTGGATAGTGTATTAAATGACCTGTGGAGATACAATACTACAACAAATAGATGGACATGGATTAGTGGAACTAAATTAGTAAACGATGACGGAAACACAGGTAATTTATGTAATTCAGATACAGTCTTCTTGCCGTCTGCTAAATTTGAGCAGCGAGCATCTTGGAGCGATAACCCTTGCGGATTATGGATTTTTGGAGGATATACTAACAATGGTAATGAAGGATACAATGATTTATGGTACTATAATTTAGATAATGGCGCTTGGACACTTGTAAGTGGGACTTCCCTTTCAAATCCGGTTGGAGTGTTTGGAACAAAAGGCGTTGGAGCAATAACTAATGTGCCCGGTGCTCGGGGAGGAGCATTGCCCTTTAAAGCAAAAGATGGCAGTATGTGGTTGTTTGGCGGAGCCGATTTTTCAGCAGGATTAAACTATAATAACGACTTGTGGAAGTTTGAATTAGATACAGCATGTATAAGCCTATGCAATAAAAACAAGACAGTAACTACAGAAGAACCACAAGAGCTTTTAATTCCAAATGTATTCTCTCCTAATAATGACGGTGTTAATGATTTTTATACACTTACAACGGTTGGCTATTCTAATTTTAATTTGAAAATTTTTAATCGTTGGGGAGTTTTAGTTTTTGAAAGTGTAGATACTACAAAACATTGGGATGGAAAAATAAATGGGACAGAAGCCAGTGATGGCACTTATTATTATATACTATCTGTTACAGACAATAGCAAGAACGAAAATAAAAGCTATAAAGGTTTTTTAACCTTGCTACGCTAA